The Aminithiophilus ramosus genome contains a region encoding:
- the coaD gene encoding pantetheine-phosphate adenylyltransferase encodes MIRAVYPGSFDPITNGHIYIAERAASLFDELIFAILVNPQKQSTFSVDERQSMAREALSHLPNVEVTFFEGLLVDFMRREQSRIVIRGLRALSDFEYEFQLSLMNRQLAPEIETLFIVTDARYSYLSSRAVKEVFHFGGAIADMVPPGVFRRLREHFPDKSLRS; translated from the coding sequence TTGATTCGCGCTGTCTATCCCGGGTCGTTCGATCCCATCACCAACGGTCATATCTACATCGCCGAAAGGGCGGCCTCTCTTTTCGACGAGTTGATCTTCGCCATCCTCGTCAACCCGCAGAAGCAGTCCACCTTCAGCGTCGATGAGCGCCAGTCCATGGCACGAGAGGCCCTTAGCCATCTCCCCAACGTCGAAGTCACCTTCTTCGAGGGGCTGCTCGTCGATTTTATGCGCCGCGAGCAGAGCCGCATCGTCATCAGAGGGTTGCGGGCTCTCTCCGATTTCGAGTATGAATTTCAGCTATCTCTGATGAACCGGCAGCTGGCTCCCGAAATCGAGACGCTGTTCATCGTCACCGACGCGCGCTACTCCTATCTTTCGAGCCGGGCTGTCAAAGAGGTCTTTCATTTCGGCGGGGCCATCGCCGATATGGTTCCGCCCGGTGTTTTTCGTCGCTTGAGGGAACATTTTCCGGATAAGAGCCTCAGATCATGA
- the fabK gene encoding enoyl-[acyl-carrier-protein] reductase FabK: MALYNRLTALLKTEYPLLQGGMAWVADAELAAAVSNGGGLGIVAAANMPPEQLERELVKVRSLTDRPFGLNIMLLSPTADEALALAADYRVPIVTTGAGSPGKVLERLKPLGTVVIPVIASVAHARRVEKQGADAVVAEGSEAGGHIGETTTMALVPQVADAVSIPVIAAGGIADGRGVAAAFCLGAEGVQVGTRFLCSAECRVHEAYKQAVLDAGDRSTVVTGRPTGHPVRVIRNKLARRFEELEASGASVEELEALGSGRLRAAVVDGDAEWGSLMAGQICGLVRSVEPAEAIIEGLFREASAALEKICRFSPTC, encoded by the coding sequence ATGGCTTTATACAATCGTCTGACGGCTTTGCTGAAAACAGAGTACCCCCTCCTGCAGGGAGGGATGGCCTGGGTGGCTGACGCCGAGCTGGCGGCAGCCGTCTCGAACGGAGGCGGTCTGGGAATCGTCGCCGCCGCGAACATGCCGCCCGAGCAGCTCGAAAGGGAGCTCGTCAAGGTCCGATCCCTGACGGATCGCCCTTTCGGCCTCAATATCATGCTTCTTTCGCCGACGGCCGACGAGGCCCTGGCCTTGGCCGCCGATTATCGTGTTCCCATCGTGACGACGGGGGCCGGCAGCCCCGGCAAGGTTTTGGAGAGGCTCAAACCTCTCGGAACGGTCGTCATCCCCGTCATCGCCTCCGTGGCCCATGCCCGGCGTGTCGAGAAGCAGGGTGCCGATGCCGTCGTCGCCGAGGGCAGCGAGGCGGGAGGTCATATCGGCGAGACGACGACGATGGCCCTCGTGCCCCAGGTCGCCGATGCCGTCTCCATCCCCGTCATCGCGGCCGGCGGCATCGCCGACGGCCGCGGCGTGGCGGCCGCGTTCTGCCTCGGTGCCGAGGGGGTCCAGGTGGGGACACGGTTTCTCTGTTCCGCCGAATGCCGCGTTCACGAGGCCTACAAACAGGCGGTGCTCGACGCCGGCGATCGGAGCACCGTCGTCACCGGCAGACCGACGGGCCATCCCGTTCGGGTTATCCGCAACAAGCTGGCCCGGAGGTTCGAGGAACTGGAGGCCTCCGGCGCCTCTGTCGAAGAGCTGGAGGCTCTGGGAAGTGGGAGGCTCCGAGCGGCCGTCGTCGACGGCGATGCGGAGTGGGGGTCGCTCATGGCCGGCCAGATTTGTGGTCTGGTCCGGTCCGTCGAACCCGCCGAGGCCATCATCGAAGGCCTTTTCAGAGAGGCCTCGGCTGCGCTGGAGAAAATCTGTCGATTTTCCCCGACCTGTTGA
- a CDS encoding acetate/propionate family kinase, with product MKVLVLNCGSSSLKYQLFDMTDESVLAKGLVERIGIDGARIKHVKTDRDPVVTDVPIPNHKKAIQLVLDRLLDPSCGVISSLDELAAAGHRVVHGGDRFATSVRIDSQVLKGIEEVVPLAPLHNPANLTGIKAMVEVLPQLPQVAVFDTAFHQTMPPRAFVYGIPYHYYSENRIRRYGFHGTSHYFVAYRAAEMLGRPVESLKIVTCHLGNGSSITAVDGGRSVDTTLGFGTVPGVLMGTRCGDVDPLVVLSVMEAEGMDTKAMSHVLHKESGVFGISGVSSDLRDVEEAAAKGNERAQLALDMLVYHIRKYIGAYAAAMGGLDAIVFTAGIGENGVDIRDAVCRDLEFLGARFAPEKNKVRGKEQIISADDSRVAIMVIPTNEELVIARDTVKLVLTR from the coding sequence ATGAAGGTTCTCGTCCTCAACTGCGGCAGCTCGTCCCTCAAGTATCAGCTTTTCGACATGACCGATGAATCGGTTCTGGCCAAGGGGCTTGTGGAGCGCATCGGCATCGACGGCGCCCGCATCAAGCACGTCAAGACGGATAGGGATCCCGTTGTCACCGATGTGCCCATTCCCAATCACAAAAAGGCCATCCAGCTCGTTCTCGACCGTCTTCTCGATCCGAGCTGCGGCGTTATCTCCAGCCTCGATGAGCTTGCTGCCGCCGGTCATCGCGTCGTCCACGGCGGTGACCGCTTCGCGACGTCCGTCAGGATCGACAGTCAGGTTCTCAAGGGCATCGAAGAGGTCGTTCCCCTTGCTCCCCTCCACAATCCAGCGAACCTTACGGGCATCAAGGCCATGGTCGAAGTCCTCCCCCAGCTCCCTCAGGTCGCCGTTTTCGACACGGCCTTTCACCAGACGATGCCGCCCAGGGCTTTCGTCTATGGCATTCCCTACCACTACTACAGCGAGAACAGGATCAGGCGTTACGGTTTCCACGGCACGAGCCATTATTTCGTCGCCTACAGGGCCGCAGAGATGCTCGGCCGCCCCGTGGAATCGCTGAAAATCGTCACCTGCCACCTCGGTAACGGCAGCTCCATCACGGCTGTCGACGGGGGGCGCTCCGTCGATACGACCCTCGGTTTCGGGACCGTGCCGGGCGTCCTCATGGGGACCCGCTGCGGCGATGTCGATCCCCTCGTCGTCCTCTCCGTCATGGAGGCCGAGGGAATGGACACGAAGGCCATGAGCCACGTCCTCCACAAGGAGAGCGGCGTCTTCGGCATCTCCGGCGTCAGCAGCGACCTTCGCGACGTCGAAGAGGCCGCTGCCAAGGGCAATGAGAGGGCTCAGCTTGCCCTGGACATGCTCGTCTATCACATCAGAAAGTATATCGGTGCCTACGCGGCCGCCATGGGCGGTCTGGACGCCATCGTCTTCACTGCCGGCATCGGAGAGAACGGCGTCGACATCCGCGACGCCGTCTGCCGCGACCTCGAATTCCTCGGAGCCCGCTTCGCTCCGGAAAAAAACAAGGTCCGCGGCAAAGAGCAGATCATCAGTGCCGACGATTCCCGCGTCGCCATCATGGTGATCCCCACCAACGAAGAACTCGTCATCGCCCGCGACACGGTCAAGCTCGTCTTGACGCGGTGA
- the acpP gene encoding acyl carrier protein — protein sequence MKMEEIQKRLKDIVIDRLDVEEEQIKADASFVEDLGADSLDIVELIMGIEEEFDIEIPDEDAEKLTNVEEAMNYVKNKLGIEE from the coding sequence GTGAAGATGGAAGAAATTCAGAAGCGCCTGAAGGATATCGTCATCGATCGCCTCGACGTTGAAGAGGAGCAGATCAAGGCCGATGCCTCCTTTGTCGAGGACCTTGGAGCCGACTCCCTCGATATCGTCGAGCTCATCATGGGCATCGAGGAGGAGTTCGATATCGAGATTCCCGATGAGGACGCCGAAAAGCTGACCAATGTCGAGGAAGCCATGAATTACGTCAAGAACAAGCTGGGGATCGAGGAGTAA
- the tsaA gene encoding tRNA (N6-threonylcarbamoyladenosine(37)-N6)-methyltransferase TrmO, translating to MKGLHLYPIGFVSNGREEMAAPESFAETESTLHFVGLPPGVLDGLEPGQDILVLFWFHRRQGYSPKVHPKGDPRRPLRGVFATCAPQRPNPIGATRCRLIEVGPDSLRVRGLDALDGTPLLDIKPFAMGEGNA from the coding sequence ATGAAAGGTCTCCATCTCTACCCCATTGGTTTTGTCTCCAACGGCAGAGAAGAGATGGCCGCTCCGGAGAGTTTCGCCGAGACGGAATCGACGCTCCATTTCGTCGGTCTTCCTCCGGGAGTCCTCGATGGGCTGGAGCCGGGGCAGGATATTTTGGTCCTTTTCTGGTTTCATCGGCGCCAGGGTTATTCGCCCAAGGTCCATCCCAAAGGGGATCCCCGCCGCCCCCTCCGGGGAGTCTTCGCCACCTGTGCCCCCCAGCGTCCCAACCCCATCGGGGCCACACGGTGCCGCCTCATCGAAGTCGGCCCGGACAGCCTTCGCGTCCGAGGTCTCGACGCCCTCGACGGCACGCCTCTTCTCGACATCAAGCCCTTCGCCATGGGGGAGGGAAACGCTTGA
- a CDS encoding RsmD family RNA methyltransferase, protein MKEVRPTSGKVLQALFNILGPLEGQSFLDLFAGTGRVTLEAWRRGARPVCAVELVRGRCEALLPLAGERELGVWFLDVRQALRRLKSKERVFDVVFADPPYQSRWVATLLELLADHVALMHGRSRLVIERSLREPLPVLPARLSLVEERHYGETVLSFLRPVV, encoded by the coding sequence TTGAAAGAGGTTCGTCCCACATCGGGCAAGGTCCTCCAGGCCCTTTTCAACATTCTCGGTCCTTTGGAGGGGCAGTCCTTTCTCGATCTCTTTGCCGGAACGGGCCGAGTGACCCTCGAGGCTTGGCGCCGAGGGGCCCGGCCCGTCTGTGCCGTGGAACTCGTGCGGGGCCGCTGCGAGGCGCTGCTCCCTCTGGCAGGGGAGAGAGAACTGGGCGTCTGGTTCCTCGATGTCCGTCAGGCCCTTCGGCGCCTTAAATCGAAAGAGAGAGTCTTCGACGTCGTCTTTGCCGATCCCCCCTATCAGTCCCGATGGGTGGCGACGCTCCTCGAACTCCTGGCGGACCACGTGGCGCTGATGCACGGCCGCTCGCGTCTCGTCATCGAACGTTCGCTCCGCGAGCCTCTTCCCGTACTGCCTGCCCGTCTCTCGCTCGTCGAAGAGCGGCACTACGGTGAAACGGTCCTCTCTTTCCTGAGGCCCGTCGTCTGA
- the fapR gene encoding transcription factor FapR: MARSIVKQMRHKNLMELLEANPLLTDEDLALTLCVSVGTVRLDRALLGLPELRERMRRMAEKANRRLRSLRQEEVIGDLLELEPDHLALSYLTTSKEMAFRHTGIVWDHYIYSQASTLAMAVVEADMVVTGAARVRYKSPAHVGDKLIARAKVGVRKGNKNVVSVRTRVADREIFVGRFIVVACLSETAEAEKL, from the coding sequence TTGGCTCGGTCGATAGTCAAACAGATGCGACATAAAAACCTCATGGAACTCCTCGAGGCCAATCCTCTTCTGACGGACGAAGATCTGGCTCTGACCCTTTGCGTCAGCGTCGGCACGGTCCGCCTGGATCGAGCCCTTCTGGGCCTTCCAGAGCTGCGGGAACGGATGAGGCGAATGGCCGAAAAGGCCAATCGCCGCCTTCGTTCGCTGAGGCAGGAGGAGGTTATAGGCGATCTTCTGGAGCTGGAGCCCGACCACCTTGCCCTTTCCTATCTGACGACGAGCAAGGAGATGGCCTTCCGTCATACGGGCATCGTGTGGGATCATTACATCTACAGTCAGGCCAGCACTCTGGCCATGGCCGTCGTCGAGGCCGACATGGTCGTCACCGGCGCGGCCCGTGTGCGTTACAAGTCTCCTGCCCACGTGGGCGATAAGCTGATAGCCAGAGCTAAAGTCGGCGTTCGCAAAGGGAACAAAAACGTCGTCAGTGTCCGGACTCGAGTCGCCGACAGGGAAATTTTCGTCGGCCGTTTCATTGTCGTCGCCTGTCTGTCAGAAACCGCGGAAGCGGAAAAACTCTGA
- the rpmF gene encoding 50S ribosomal protein L32: MATPKRRVSHAATASRKAQWLGALSAPAVTTCPHCGEVIMTYRACSECGYYRGRKAVEMGTEEA, from the coding sequence ATGGCAACTCCGAAACGACGCGTCTCGCATGCCGCCACGGCCAGCAGAAAGGCCCAGTGGCTGGGGGCTTTGAGCGCCCCTGCTGTGACCACCTGCCCCCACTGCGGCGAGGTCATCATGACTTATCGTGCCTGCTCCGAATGTGGGTACTACCGGGGCCGCAAGGCCGTAGAGATGGGCACGGAAGAGGCCTGA
- the fabD gene encoding ACP S-malonyltransferase has translation MSYALLFPGQGSQEVGMARGLVERSRTARSLFQRADEALGFPLSRIVFEGPEEELRKTEFTQPAILVASLAAFEVLREEMGSDLAPAFLAGHSLGEYSALVASGVLALEDGVRLVHLRGRLMQEAVPLGEGAMAALLGLTADQVRQICAAVDGERVCEAANFNSPGQIVVSGHVDALERAMSLAKEMGAKRALLLNVSAPFHCRLMAPVADRLREAFSSMTWCEPTWPIVTNAWATPQGTVDSLQRALYEQTFSPVRWEESMLHLGTLGVDRFLEVGPGRVLSGLAKKCLKGASTANLGDVGDIEGSLAFLKEGQ, from the coding sequence ATGTCCTATGCTCTGTTGTTCCCCGGCCAAGGCTCACAGGAGGTGGGTATGGCCCGCGGCCTCGTCGAACGATCGAGAACGGCTCGGTCTCTTTTCCAGAGGGCCGACGAGGCTTTGGGCTTTCCTCTGAGTCGGATCGTCTTTGAAGGGCCTGAAGAGGAACTTCGAAAGACGGAGTTCACTCAGCCTGCCATCCTGGTGGCGAGTCTGGCCGCCTTCGAGGTCCTTCGCGAGGAAATGGGAAGCGATCTGGCTCCGGCCTTTCTCGCCGGCCACAGCCTCGGCGAATACTCGGCCCTGGTGGCCTCCGGCGTCCTGGCCTTGGAGGACGGCGTGCGTCTCGTTCATCTCCGGGGACGGCTGATGCAGGAGGCGGTGCCTCTCGGCGAAGGGGCTATGGCCGCCCTGCTTGGCCTGACGGCGGACCAGGTCCGTCAGATCTGCGCCGCCGTCGATGGAGAGAGAGTCTGCGAGGCCGCCAATTTTAACTCTCCGGGGCAGATCGTTGTCTCCGGCCACGTCGACGCCCTTGAGCGGGCCATGTCATTGGCCAAGGAGATGGGAGCGAAACGGGCTCTTCTTCTCAACGTGAGCGCTCCCTTCCATTGCCGACTCATGGCTCCCGTCGCCGACAGGCTCAGAGAGGCCTTTTCCTCCATGACCTGGTGTGAGCCCACCTGGCCCATCGTGACCAACGCCTGGGCAACGCCTCAAGGCACCGTGGACTCCCTGCAGAGGGCCCTTTACGAACAGACCTTCAGTCCCGTTCGCTGGGAGGAATCGATGCTTCACCTGGGAACGCTCGGCGTCGACCGTTTCCTCGAGGTCGGTCCGGGAAGGGTCCTGAGCGGCTTGGCGAAGAAGTGCCTCAAAGGCGCGTCGACGGCGAATTTGGGCGATGTGGGCGACATCGAAGGTTCCCTTGCCTTCCTGAAAGAGGGTCAATAG
- a CDS encoding tRNA(Met) cytidine acetate ligase: MTRRVAGIVAEYNPFHSGHAYHLAEARRVTDAAAVVVVLSSHFVQRGEPACLDPQTRTAMALEGGADLVVELPVPFCCHNAGVFAGAAIDILAATGVVTDVVFGMEDREAPIETIASILLDEPAPFKEALARNLRTGLSFVESRSRAIDALLPGAGGVLSRPNNSLAVAYVRQIFKARYPLEARPICRLGPGYHDRTRGRIMSATALREALKEGDRSALNEAMPEYAFGRISASLASDRCLADDETLWRTMRILFLREGSTRLASMAEMSEGIERAFVREARSGRTWRQFVDSLTSKRYPRGRIQRQAIHCLLGLDQETNRALQRSGPLFSRVLGANGTGRDLLREMGDRATIPFVSRGSEIPEGAAQTIERLRHVAGEIWEGLLPVAAQRDPFEPPLMI, from the coding sequence ATGACGAGACGTGTGGCGGGAATCGTCGCCGAATACAACCCTTTTCACAGCGGACATGCCTACCACCTCGCGGAAGCCCGCAGGGTCACGGACGCCGCAGCCGTCGTGGTGGTCCTCTCCTCCCATTTCGTCCAGAGGGGCGAGCCAGCCTGTCTCGACCCCCAGACAAGAACGGCCATGGCCCTCGAAGGCGGCGCAGATCTCGTCGTCGAACTGCCCGTACCCTTCTGCTGCCACAATGCCGGCGTTTTCGCCGGAGCCGCCATCGACATCCTGGCCGCCACGGGCGTCGTGACGGACGTCGTCTTCGGCATGGAGGATCGTGAGGCGCCGATCGAGACAATCGCGTCCATACTACTGGACGAACCGGCTCCTTTCAAGGAGGCATTGGCCCGAAACCTCCGAACAGGCCTCTCCTTCGTCGAATCGCGGAGCCGCGCCATCGATGCCCTGCTGCCCGGAGCGGGAGGCGTCCTGTCCCGTCCCAACAACAGCCTGGCCGTCGCCTACGTGCGGCAGATCTTCAAGGCCCGATACCCCCTCGAAGCCAGGCCCATCTGCCGACTGGGCCCCGGCTATCACGACCGGACCCGGGGGAGGATCATGTCGGCCACGGCCCTTCGAGAGGCCCTGAAAGAGGGAGACAGATCCGCCCTGAACGAGGCGATGCCCGAATACGCCTTCGGGCGGATTTCGGCCTCTCTGGCCTCGGACCGATGTCTTGCCGACGACGAAACGCTCTGGCGCACGATGCGGATTCTCTTTCTGCGGGAGGGATCGACCCGGCTTGCCTCGATGGCCGAAATGAGCGAGGGGATCGAGAGAGCCTTCGTCCGAGAGGCACGATCGGGCCGCACCTGGAGGCAATTCGTCGACAGCCTCACGTCGAAGCGCTACCCCAGGGGACGCATTCAGCGGCAGGCGATCCACTGTCTCCTCGGCCTGGACCAGGAGACGAACAGAGCCCTTCAGCGCTCGGGCCCCCTTTTCTCGCGAGTGCTCGGCGCCAACGGGACGGGACGGGACCTCCTGCGCGAGATGGGAGACAGGGCAACAATCCCCTTCGTCTCACGCGGCTCGGAGATTCCCGAGGGAGCGGCCCAGACTATCGAGCGGCTCCGCCACGTCGCCGGAGAGATTTGGGAAGGCCTACTCCCCGTCGCCGCTCAACGCGATCCCTTCGAGCCCCCCCTCATGATCTGA
- a CDS encoding YceD family protein yields the protein MTFPDWKIAPTIPLADLVEGVRSYSWDLPLEGELEHWGQTYAWAPLLHVEAEVARRGEGIVLTLLFSGGAVARCARCLSPAPLAIEGKVRYFYSLRGSDHGETEFTDDQILFLDRSAREIDLATPLWESLVLSLPAVVLCREDCRGLCPCCGADLNREPCHCPVDAADPRLEALRELEGLRDDKEVPEGGN from the coding sequence GTGACCTTTCCCGACTGGAAGATCGCTCCGACGATTCCCCTCGCCGATCTGGTCGAAGGAGTTCGCTCCTACTCCTGGGATCTCCCCCTTGAAGGGGAGCTGGAACATTGGGGACAGACGTACGCCTGGGCGCCGCTCCTGCACGTCGAAGCCGAGGTGGCCCGGCGCGGAGAGGGGATCGTCCTGACCCTTCTTTTTTCCGGAGGAGCTGTGGCCCGTTGCGCCCGTTGTCTTTCTCCCGCCCCTCTTGCAATCGAGGGCAAAGTCCGCTATTTTTATTCTTTGCGGGGCAGCGATCACGGAGAGACGGAGTTCACCGACGATCAGATCCTCTTTCTCGACCGTTCGGCCAGGGAAATCGATTTGGCGACGCCCCTCTGGGAGAGCCTCGTCCTTTCGCTTCCGGCCGTCGTTCTTTGTCGGGAAGATTGCCGGGGCCTCTGTCCCTGCTGTGGTGCCGATCTCAACAGAGAGCCGTGCCATTGCCCCGTCGATGCAGCCGATCCCCGCCTTGAGGCTCTTCGCGAGCTCGAAGGCCTTCGGGACGATAAAGAGGTACCAGAGGGAGGGAACTGA
- a CDS encoding beta-ketoacyl-ACP synthase III, translating into MPLFGGRRVALLGTGIALPDRILTNDELSRMVDTSDAWIQERTGIRVRHIAEPGQLTSDLAAEAAERALSAAGIPAESVDMILVGTNSPDTLFPGVGPKVQGKIGAPKAGACDVQAGCTGSIYALSMAVTGIASGIWNHVLVIGAEVLSPLLDWEDRNTCVLFGDGAGAVILGAAPEGTRGFISADLRAEGEFHDLITLPAGMAQRPASLETVAGREHYVQMKGNDVFKFVNRKLPAFLKDFLEKSDLKASEVANWIFHQANLRIIDGVLRRLDVDPAKAYVDLDHLGNTSAASVFIALHEAVEEKVLGRGDLVVMTSFGAGMTYGAIAFEL; encoded by the coding sequence ATGCCCCTTTTCGGCGGCCGAAGAGTCGCTCTTCTGGGAACAGGCATTGCCCTTCCCGACCGTATCCTCACAAATGATGAGCTTTCGCGGATGGTCGACACCAGCGACGCCTGGATCCAGGAGCGGACGGGAATCCGGGTGAGACATATCGCAGAGCCCGGACAGCTCACGAGTGACTTAGCGGCCGAGGCCGCCGAGAGGGCTCTTTCGGCGGCGGGTATCCCGGCCGAATCGGTCGATATGATCCTCGTCGGGACCAACTCGCCTGATACCCTTTTCCCCGGAGTAGGGCCCAAGGTCCAGGGAAAGATCGGGGCGCCTAAAGCCGGTGCCTGTGACGTCCAGGCTGGCTGCACCGGTTCCATCTACGCTCTCTCCATGGCGGTCACGGGAATCGCATCGGGCATCTGGAACCACGTTCTCGTCATCGGCGCCGAAGTCCTCTCTCCCCTTCTGGACTGGGAGGATCGGAACACCTGTGTCCTTTTCGGCGACGGAGCAGGAGCGGTGATCCTGGGAGCGGCCCCGGAGGGCACGAGAGGTTTTATCTCCGCCGATCTTCGTGCCGAAGGAGAGTTCCATGATCTCATCACGTTGCCTGCGGGCATGGCCCAGAGGCCTGCCTCTTTGGAGACGGTCGCGGGGCGAGAACATTATGTTCAGATGAAGGGCAATGACGTCTTCAAGTTCGTCAATCGCAAATTGCCCGCCTTTCTCAAGGACTTCCTCGAAAAATCGGATCTCAAGGCCTCGGAGGTTGCGAACTGGATCTTCCATCAGGCCAACCTTCGCATCATCGACGGCGTCCTTCGTCGACTCGACGTCGATCCGGCGAAGGCCTACGTCGATCTCGATCATCTGGGGAACACTTCGGCGGCCTCCGTTTTCATCGCCCTTCACGAGGCCGTGGAGGAAAAGGTCCTCGGCCGGGGAGATCTCGTCGTCATGACCAGCTTCGGTGCCGGCATGACATACGGTGCGATCGCCTTTGAACTGTAG
- the plsX gene encoding phosphate acyltransferase PlsX, translating into MLLALDVMGGDNAPAETCRGALMACDRFPDLEVALVGTGSRVAPLIAEASSSVAKRLHVVNAEEVITMDELPSVAIRNKRKSSLRIAMEMVRSGEAQGCISAGNTGAIVAGGVLVVGRIPGIDRPGLGVPLPAIDRLRMLIDVGATVRSKPLNLVQFALMGGLYMRHVLNVADPKVALLANGEEEIKGDDVIAQARDVLRKGPFTFIGYVEGKDIPVGPADVVVCDGFTGNILLKVMEGLGEAVYALLREEMGQRILPKVGMVFMLPMLKELWTRFDYEQYGGTPLLGVRGAVIKAHGRSKAPAIASALGVARDFVLKRGVELISREITQGGM; encoded by the coding sequence TTGCTTCTGGCCCTAGATGTCATGGGCGGCGATAACGCCCCGGCGGAAACCTGTCGTGGAGCCCTGATGGCCTGTGACCGTTTTCCCGATCTGGAAGTGGCCCTCGTCGGGACGGGATCTCGCGTTGCACCTCTTATCGCGGAGGCCTCGTCGTCGGTGGCGAAACGACTTCATGTCGTCAACGCCGAAGAGGTCATAACCATGGATGAGTTGCCGTCGGTGGCTATCAGGAACAAAAGGAAGTCGAGCCTGAGAATCGCCATGGAGATGGTCCGCTCCGGTGAGGCCCAGGGTTGCATATCGGCAGGCAACACGGGGGCCATCGTCGCTGGAGGTGTTCTTGTCGTCGGTCGCATTCCGGGCATAGACAGGCCCGGACTCGGCGTTCCCCTTCCGGCCATCGATCGTCTCCGCATGCTCATCGACGTCGGCGCCACGGTGCGGAGCAAGCCCTTGAATCTCGTCCAGTTCGCCCTCATGGGCGGTCTTTATATGCGACATGTCCTGAACGTCGCCGATCCCAAAGTAGCTCTTCTCGCCAACGGGGAAGAGGAAATCAAAGGCGATGACGTCATCGCCCAGGCCCGCGATGTCCTGCGCAAAGGCCCCTTCACCTTCATCGGCTACGTCGAGGGCAAGGATATCCCCGTCGGCCCCGCCGATGTCGTCGTCTGTGACGGATTCACGGGCAATATCCTCCTCAAGGTTATGGAGGGGCTGGGCGAGGCGGTTTATGCCCTTCTCCGCGAGGAGATGGGCCAGAGGATTCTGCCCAAGGTGGGGATGGTCTTTATGCTTCCCATGTTGAAGGAACTTTGGACGCGTTTTGACTATGAGCAGTACGGGGGCACGCCTCTTCTGGGAGTCCGAGGCGCTGTCATCAAGGCCCACGGCCGCTCGAAGGCACCGGCCATAGCCAGCGCGCTCGGCGTCGCCCGCGATTTCGTCCTCAAGCGGGGCGTCGAGCTGATCAGCAGGGAGATCACTCAAGGAGGGATGTAG
- the fabG gene encoding 3-oxoacyl-[acyl-carrier-protein] reductase, with translation MGENGRVALVTGAGKGIGRAVALELAARGFSVAVNYNRSEKEAQEVVAAIREKGVSAFAFGADVSSASDVKKLFLALSESLGPVSVLVNNSGVTRDGLLLRMKDEDWQAVIDVNLSSVFYCSREALRSMAKSRWGRIINIASVVALSGNVGQANYTASKAGIIGFTKTVAREFGPRGITANVVAPGFIETDMTGQLKAEIRENLLSQVPLGRPGTPDEVAHLVAFLASEEAAYVSGQTIAVDGGMSMH, from the coding sequence ATGGGAGAGAACGGTCGCGTCGCTCTCGTCACGGGAGCGGGAAAGGGTATCGGTAGGGCCGTCGCCCTTGAATTGGCAGCACGTGGTTTTTCCGTCGCCGTCAACTACAACCGGTCCGAGAAGGAGGCCCAGGAGGTGGTCGCTGCCATCAGGGAGAAAGGTGTCTCGGCCTTTGCCTTCGGTGCCGACGTCTCTTCCGCCTCCGACGTGAAGAAGCTCTTCCTTGCCCTTTCGGAGTCCCTCGGCCCCGTTTCCGTCCTGGTCAACAACTCCGGCGTCACCCGCGACGGTCTTCTCCTGAGGATGAAAGACGAGGATTGGCAGGCCGTTATCGACGTCAACCTGTCCTCCGTTTTCTACTGCAGTCGGGAAGCGTTGCGTTCGATGGCCAAGTCCCGCTGGGGGCGCATCATCAATATCGCTTCCGTCGTGGCCCTCTCCGGCAATGTGGGCCAGGCCAACTACACGGCGTCCAAGGCCGGCATCATCGGTTTCACCAAGACGGTGGCTCGTGAGTTCGGTCCCCGAGGCATCACGGCTAACGTCGTGGCTCCCGGTTTCATCGAGACCGACATGACGGGGCAACTTAAAGCGGAGATCCGCGAAAACCTTCTCAGCCAGGTTCCCCTCGGTCGTCCCGGAACGCCCGATGAGGTGGCTCATCTCGTCGCTTTTCTGGCCTCCGAGGAAGCGGCCTATGTCTCCGGACAGACCATCGCCGTAGACGGCGGCATGTCGATGCACTAG